Genomic window (Osmerus eperlanus chromosome 26, fOsmEpe2.1, whole genome shotgun sequence):
TCGTACACCCGGTGGTTGAACCAGACCGAGGCACACTCGGAGTGCAGGCCCAGGAGGATGCTTGATGCTGGGCTGTGGGTCTGGACAAGCTGCCCCGACTCCTGGTCCTTCCTCTCCACAGCCGCAGGGCAGCTCTCAGGGTGGGCCGAGCGTTTGCGGCGACGGCGGCTCTTTCCGCTCCGCTTGGCGTCTCCGTTCAAGCTACCGCTCTCTGGGGACGAGGACGAAGTATCCCCGTTCCTTTGGCCTGGTTCGGCCTGCATCGGAACCCCCGCCTCAACTTCAGTGGTACAGTCCACCGAATATTGGACAGGTGTGACATCATGCTTGGACTGTTCCATTTCTAAACTCTGGGTGTTCATCTTTGATCCATTGCAGAAAGGAAGAGAGTGACAGGGACAGGCTAGAGGATTAGTTTACACAGGAGTTTAGTTACATAGGGGGATTGATACATTGGTCTCTGAAGCAGACAGTCATTTTAAACCTCTCAAATGCAGAGGTACGCTGAATTGCTTAAGAACCTGGGCCGATGACAATTCTCCTGAGGTCAGGCAATGAATCAATCCCAGAGAACATGTGCATGCAGGAAACAGAAGCGTCTCATGCAGATCAGCTGAGGATGAGCGATGCCTATGATTGAATGGGATGCACTTCTTTAACCCTGAGTTCATGCGAGTCTCCTTCCTGTGAGGTTACCATTGGTTACCACTCGATGGTCTGGCAACTGGCAGACATGGATAAATCAACAGGGTGCCATATCAGGGAAAAAAAACTAATAAATATATagtctctcacacaaacttgttCTCTAACATGAGCATCCACTGCACATGTGTAAAAGAAGGGGGGAAAACACTTTGAAATAGAAAGTATAGGCCTTAGAACCAAGGGTGTGGCCAGGTAAATGAATGACTGGAAGTAAGCATGGAATGGGGATATCAGTTCTAACAggctcacaacaacaacaaaacattatAAACGTTTCACATGATATCCATTTGCCATTTTGCATTCTGTGGCAACACTGGTTTATTGAAAGCCATTCATACTGTACATCTGgcatgctataactatgtatgATTCATAGTTCCACTGTCATACAGGAAATGGAATTTCCTAAAAATACATCTAGTTGTTTCCAGAAACAGTTTGTTCAGCCAAATCTAGTTCAAACGCATGAGGATTGAGCTATCCCGGTATGATTTGAAACTGCCAATGTTTAGTTTGTTAGATAAAAGTAAAACGTTCCCGGTATGATAGTTGAGCAACATTCTGAGACTCACCTTCCTTAGTGAATGTATGAGCAAGCAACGACCTGAGTTAAATTCAAATTATGTTCATCCATTCAGCCACCACCAGCCATGATCAAAGGGGACATCACAATATTGTCTTGTTAACTGTACTTCCACACATTAAAATCAAAGTAGACATTGTATACTGTCAAGAACAACTACACTACTCATATTACattactcacacagacacatacacacacacacacacacatcgcttTGTCAAATATAGCAAGCAACTCACTTCTCCGATTCTTTCAAGCATTGGAGAAAAAGGGAGATAGGTGTTAAATTGGTCAATATAAAAGAACAATAGATCCCGTTACTTAGCTTAAAGGTTCAATTATTGGATGGTTGGATCAATTGTACTATCTTACAATCATAAGACAATCGTATTTAAGGACATTGAAAAACTGTTATACAAGGTTACTGAATAATGTACTCAAATGGACTTCCATCATCGCACAGCCTCGAGGCAGGTGCCGTCTGACAAATGCTGCTTTCTCCTATCTTTCTACACAATGTCAGTAACATTAGAAATCAATCATGTCGGGCTAGTTATTtatattctttaaaaaaaaagactgaATATATGAACAAATTATATTTGTTAATTGTTCGTATTTGCAAGATAGCGGTCTTGCCGGCTGCTAATGTACCACCCAGCTAGCTAGTAGCTGCCGGTTGGTCCGAGCTCACACGGTCAGCAAGCtaacatagctagctagccatgtCAGCTACGACAGTATTGTCCTTTTATATACAAACTCTTCCACACTCAAATAATTTGACAAGCATAGTCATTCATATTTTTTCCAACTGTTTCATTGTATAAAATCCAAATGTCAGTGACTTACTGTTCCGTGTTTTAGTGTTTCACAGGGCTAGTGATCTGCGTGCTCCTCAAGCAATGTGCTTAGCCAGACTCGGAAGGAAATCAAAGGGACTTGAAGTGGGTTAATAGAATGTCAGTGGGTCGAGGAGGGGGTGCTCGGTTATTATTATAAACCGAGCAAATATTAGTTTATTAAGTACAACAGTTGGaattacacacactgacatgtatTCACGAAGACCTCTCGTATTTCAATAATATTTGTAAACACGACTCTCCCATTTCAAAGCTTGGTACATTCCCTGAATTTGGTCTTGCCAGTTTCCTGATTCTGACAATACTTTAATTCCACAGACAGGGGCTGCTGTGTATGAATACGTCTCACAGCCTTGAGATATTTGGTTACAATAGGACAAAGATAACCAGGTTATATTTTTTTAGTCCATAAAAATGAATTCACAGTTTCATTGACATATGGGCTAATGTTGTCAATTGCACAACAGTTCAGTTGAGTTTAATGTTGAGCAATTAATATGAATATTTGTGTCCATTCCAGTCAAATATGGAATATTAATAACATAATACTGAATATACTATGGACATGTTTTTGGTTCCACATTATGACTGACCAACACCTATAAAATGTTCCCTTGTAATTGATCACAGCAGTAATACATTCCTTTCAGGATACATTTTAATTTAGAACTTCCTCCATCACTTGAGAACTCAAGTTACACAACTCTTATCAATCTTTTCACAACCCATTCATGATAACATTTGGCTCACATTCGTGGATCATCTTAGAAGGGGAACATGTTTAGAATCACAAGCAATTTCAAAAGACCAGCCATTTGGTTAAATAAGACTTGTCGATTCTGAAGTCCTGTGTCCACGTCTCTTCATTGTATTTTCAAAGAGATGTTAGCCAGGTAAAGTCCCCTCCCCAAATGAGCAACATGAATGCTATGGGCAGGGAGGAAAACGGAGaatcctcacttcctgtctcctgttCCTGCTGACTTCCTGCCAAGCTCCCGGGCCCTATCAGTAGCAGCCTCCACGGCGTTCATCGTTGTAGCCCTCAGGCCACCTTGCTCCAAGGCATGAAGTCCAAAGATGGTGGTCCCTCCTGGGGTACACACTTCTGAACGCAGCTGAGCCGGATGCTTCCCAGAGTCCTTTAACAACCGACCAGCACCCTGAAGGAAACAATGACTTTAAATGGACAAACATTTgccttttctttaaaaaaaaaaggggggtcAAATGGCTGAGCGGGTAAGGAAAcgggttattaatcagaaggttgccggttcgattcttggccgTGCTAAATTACGTTGtggccttgggcaaggcaattcaccttacttgcctctgggagaatgtccctgtactcattgtaagttgctctggataagagcatctgctaaatgactaaatgtaaaaaaaaataaggacatttatAAGTGACCCCAAACATTTGAATGGAGGTGCACATTATACGAAAAGATTAAAAACAGTTGAGACAGATTTCTTTAACTGACCAGTATAGTTTGAGCAGCAATGCTGTGTGCTAGAGCACTTGGCATGCCCATTTTCACGGCGCCCTCAGCCAGCGCCTCTGCAAACAGGTACACCTGccaaaaacatcacacacacaaaaacaatatCAATCACATGAGACCGGAGGACTCTCCTCGCCTCCTTTCCTACTCCCCACCCCTtgcctcctttccttctccccaCCCCATTCCCCCTTCCCCACTCACAAACGCCACTCCACTGCCGCTGAGACCTGTGTGCACATCAATCCAGGCCTCTgggccctcctccaccaggccaCAGTGCTGCAACAGTGAGCTGAGCATAGCCCCGTCCTCTGGTCGTGCCTGTGAGCCCCGTGAGAACAACATCGCCCCCTCCTGGAGAAGGCAGGGTAGGTTGGGCATCAACCTGAGGACAACCGTTTCTGCAGGTAAGAGCTTCAGGAAAGACAAGATAGGGTTGTAAACATTCCTTCAAACTGTTTTTAGCCTATTTTTTGCTAAATTGTATTCAGTAGTTTACATTATAGGACAactacacagacaggcacacatctGGTAGGCTAGCAAATGTAACAAAATAGCAATGTCTTTACAACCAGGCAGATTAAACCAAGCTATGTgcttgcttaacccttgtgttatcttcgggtcattctgacccatcagtcattgtgacccaccgtcgtattgcgacaaatttacctcatacaaaaacaaagtgaagcattttcttttaactgtcgggctgtctcagaccccccacattggaatggttaaaagaaaattatttttatttgtttttgtattgggtaaaattgggtaaacacaacaatggttcgttatgaacctttgggtcatgtgacccaaaggcagcacgagggttaagactcACCCCCTCAAGTGTTGTGATAGTCACACCTGCTGCCACAGAGATAATCATGTGTTTCTGCGTCACATGTTGTGATATCTCATTGAGGACAGTTGGAACAAAGTGTGGTTTGACTGCTATAAAAACAACATCAGAACTTCTGACCAGATCGACATTAGAATGAGTGACAGCAACCCCCAATTCCTGTGAACCAATGAAAACCAAGGCATTAGCTCAATGTCCAGGACATACAGCCATGGACGGATAATTGGTACTCTTGCActaaataatacatttaaaataaataatagtaATGCACAATTTCTTCCAGAAAATACTAAAGTAGGCTAAGTATTGTAAGTAAATGTTGAAGCTGTATGAGATagcgttttattttttatatctaCCTGAAAGCATCCAAAGTTTCTTTGAGATGGGGCACTCACTGTAACATTTGAGGGAAGGACATCACCTAAAGTAGAACATTTTTACAATTGACTTGTAAATTGTATCTAAATTGTCATTTAGATAAATAAAAGCAATCACCAATGCAATACATTTTCTCCAGACTCACCTGACAGCATGCCCTTAGCTATGCCAAAGGCCATGTTCCCTGCGCCAATGAAGCCCACCCTCAAGGGAGAATCCATCCCCTAGGTCAATTTGAATCtgtggggaagaggaggtgatAATCTGCAGGGACACTAAACAGCTTGGCGGTGTTTCATAAGGACACTGGGCACACGCCATATGCAGAATTTTAATTTGTCCGATATTTTTAATCACAGCAAAAAAAAGGGACAGCTTTGTCATCATTGATTTCACTACCGGGTTCAACATGAAAAAGTATTTAACATGATGCACGTGTTTGTCCACCATAACGTCGGTTATTATGTCAATTGGGCTGCTACAGTATGCTAGCTAGATGGCTAACGTACTTGTACTTCTACAACTGCCTGCTCTGTTATTGTTTCACTGCACAGCATATTACAGTATATTACCTAGGTGTTTACCTTGATCTCTTACTTAATCTTGATTTCTGCCCCTAAACTTCATACATGTATGTCGGCTGGTTCGTTCAGGATCAATCTTGCACTGTTTGGATAGTAATACAGAGAACCGCTCTATAGATTGTTTTGTGTCGTTGCACCAAGCAAGCAACTTCTTGTGCCATTGCGTCTACACAGAAATTGCACCTCGGCTGCGCTGTTTAACAAATCAAACAGACCCACACTGTATGCCTTTCCTAGTGGCAGGCTTGTCATTTGAAACAGGGCGGGGCCTAATTAAAGGGCTTCATCCTTACCAGCCGTGCAAGCCCAACCACAGAATTTCATTCATTAGTTAAACTGAAATTATATCTGTCCAAGGACTTTTCAAAGCAATCGTAAGGTAatcacgtttttatttcaatgcTCAATAATAATAGATGTAACGTGCTTTAAACTGTTTTAAATGTGTAgtattattgtagcctacacttAGATTGATGTAACTaacatttgaaaatgtaaaacgCGTAGCTTATATATTTCGTCTTCATCCTACTACACCATACACAAGCATAAAAATTTATAATTATTGTAGCAAATGTGTAAACATTGCTTTTGTGGAGCTCAAAATATTACTTTGTTTCACCAACTAACATGTCCGGGCAAAGCGCGCTTTGTATGGCGACTGTTTTGAGCGCTGCATTCATTATGCCAAAGTGAATTGTTTGGTGGTGGGTTATCAAATTGGGCTACAATTCTCATTTCGATTAATACAGACTACGAAGTGTATATCTTGGAGTTGTAATCAAATTGACGTCTTTGGGCGTTAACATTTATATGCACACCATTTTGGGGGGTGTTTCTCTTTTGTCGTCAAGGATGGCTCACCTGGTGGTGGTCCATCATGCTGTTCTGGCCTTGCTCCTATCTTGTTCCACATCCACGGCCTTCTTTGACTGGATGAAGAGGCCTGcagctccatctccctctccaccaccagctccaGTACAACCTGGGGGAGATGCACCCCCCTTCGAGATGATGGTATCAGATGAAAAATTCCTTGTTGAGGCCAAGCAGATGGAACTTAGTCCCCTGGACAGCTGCCATTACATGGTAGGAACTACTTTTGCACAGTCTTGGGAGTGATTTGTTTGATGTAGGGTGCATATCCATGTGTAAATACATGCACATTATTAATTGTTCCAAAACATGTAAAACAAAAGTTTTGTTTGTTCTCTTCTAGGTGGTTGCTCAGTTGAAGTCGACCTGTGGTAGCCTATCAGAGGAGCAGCTGGCTAAACTGGGAGTGGTCCTTTTCAACTGTCaggcagaggtggaggggcgCAGGACCTATCGTTGCACCGACGAAATGGTGCGGTCTGATCAATTTCACAACCCCTTTTTGTTTTCACACTTCCTGTCACTCAATCGACAGCGTTTGTATTGCACTGTATCAacgttataaaaaaaaaacggttttcTCTTGTTAGTCTTTGAGACAGTGCACAGCAGACATGGACGCGGACACATGGAATGCGTACCACATAGTCAGCAACCGAGCGCGCGCCGTGTGCTACGCCACCCGCCAGCAGCACTTCCGTCGCAGGGCCGAGCTCACGGTCAACGCTCTCATCTCCACAGCAACCAGCCAACTTGATGCCATGAAAGACTTGAAGGTCAGTCCCCCGTTTcttttatttttgtgtgtgtgtgtgtgtgtgtgtgtgtgtgggggggggggggggggtactagaCAAGATGCATGACCAGTGATCTGAGTCTTTTGTGGAAAGGAGGGGCAGTTGGAGCTAAGGGACCTGACTGCAGCCTCCCTGGATAAGCTGCTGCAGGGCCACAGCGCCCTTCAGGCCCAGCAAGGGGCCCTGTGGCTGGgacaggaggagctggagagctcCCTGAGCTCCAACCTGGAGCGGCTGGGCCAGGAGAAGGCCCTCATCGCCTCTGGACAGGAACTGGTAGCTCAGCTCATCAAGGGCATCACACAGAGGATGGGTGAGGAGCATACACAATTCCCAAAAATATGGAAATCACATACTTATGTGGAGTTTGAAGACTGGACAATAATTTAGCCCACTGAAATTCAATGTGACGTTTCAGCTTGTTATTGTTGCAAAGGGAATACACATGCATACTTTGGTTTGATGGTAGCAATCTCTTATTCACTTCCCGGTCTCATCAGCTTGTTTTTCTGAAAGGGCTTGAGGAACGACTTGAGTAACAATCTCAATTGGgtatttttgttttgtctgtttaGCTGTAAAACCTAAACTGTATCACTAAATGTGTCCAttgtctgtctttttttttctagAAAACGTTAGTGAGCAGATGAAAGGTCAAGGGTCAGAGGTGCAGGAGGGTCACAAGGCCATTTTGGATGACCTCGCAGAGGTCAGAGGGCGGGCGCAGGATATCTATAGTAAAATAGGTAAAACCCCCTTCATTCCTAATGTAATTTGATGGTGAATCGtaataaaaataacattgtACAGGAAGTAGAAGGGTATCATGTCAGCATTTATTCTCCCTAATTGTGTCCACTTCCTCTTGCTTGCCATGACCCATGGATCTTCAGAGAGCAGCATGTCTGGGTTCCTGCTGTACCAGAACCAGACGGCCAGGTACTACGCAGACCTCATGGGCAAACTGGAGCGCATGAACAGCACGTTGGGAGCCATGCTACATTACCTAGACAACATGCACACCCGCCTGGAGGACAGACTCCATGCCATCCAGGACTACCTTGGCTGGGCAGGTAAATTCGTAGTAGTCATAGGAGTAGGAAAAGAAGAGGCTACTTTTTAAAAGATTTAGATTTagtatttgtgtttgtctgcctgcaTCGTCCACCTCCACCAATGTCAGCGTTTAAGGTATATAATGTTGATAGACATTGTACAAGACAATTTTTCTGTCCCTGTGTACCCAGGTCTGAGCCTGGCAGCACTGTGGACTTGTGTGGTACATGCTGGGTATTTCCTGCTCTGCGCGGTCCTGCTGACGTTTCTTCGCTGTCCGTGTTTCACGCGGGCCATGCTGCTGCTCACTGTGCCCCTCAACGCCGTGGCCGAGGTCAACCGGCAGCCTTCCCTGGACCTCATGGGCCTCAGCCTGCTACTGGTCACACTGTCACTGGGTACCTTTTTATTTAGAAGGGAGATCGCCCATTAAAACCCTGTGTTGGTGTATTTGCTTAAATTTCAGCAGGGATTTGATGGTCTAAAGTgagtgtttgtcatttgtccCCCAGGTCATTGGTTTGTGACACAGTTGTCGAGGGCTTGTTCTTGGATTGGAGGAAAGCAAACCAGTTTGCCTTTTCCACCAACAACTAAAATCCTGGAATCAGAGCCGATTGAGTCCCCTCAGTCTCACTATCAGAAAGGCCCATCCTGCTCCACACCTCAGAAGTAAGTCTGGTCAGCCCTGTTAGATCCTGGAGAGCGGATAGTAACCGGTTACACCAGTTTTGAGGTAACGTGCATCTCCCTCTTCCAACCTCTCAGAGATGAGTTGGATGGGGTCATGGAGCCAGAAGACTTCCTAGATCAGGAGAGCTTCATGTGTGGTGAGAATGTGTTTCATGTTAGAAATGAAGATTATTTTTCTAATTGAGTTTTAAAATTCCTTAATTCAGCACCTGAGTGAAATTCTCGTGTGACCCTTGCTCTGCAGCACCGTATAGCGGCCAGCAGGTGGCAGAGGCCAGCTTTGTACCGGTTATGGCTGCACACAACCAATCCACACCTCGTTTCATGGTTCGGCCAAGCTTTTCTGCGGTGAGGGAGTAGTCTATGGTgacgaaaacaaacaaacaaacgcaaAGGCTGTATTGTAGGATGTGCATTTAGATATTACTTTTCAAATTATTTTTGTTAAAAACCCTTCAGATACATTATTGACACCAACACATATTCTGTatgttgtcatttctaggcTGTCCTAGAAAGTTTTCCTCACAGGAATCTGGGCGGGGGTTTTGAGGCAGTGTATGGATCCCGCAGTTCCAGCCCCAACCAATCCTTGGCCAGCAACGGGTTTGTGCTTTCTTTCAAAACCTCACCCTGACTGACGTTTTAAACATTCTCAGTATTGTGAACAGAAACAATGATTGGGACCTTCCCTTCTTCTGACTTTCATGTACGTAGGTCCTTGTCCTGTCGCCAGCTGTGTAACGGCACCACCAGAACAGGGAAGCAGTGTAAAAACAGGGCAGTTCTGGGGCAGGACTACTGTCATGTCCATGACAGAGGCTACACGTCCTATATCCGCCCTTGACTGACGTCACCCCAACACCTCCAAGATTTGTACCCTTCTTATATTCGAACCGTTTGAGTATTTTAAAGCTGTTATTTTACATGTCATAATTTCTGCTTacatgtgtgggtgtttgtgcattagataggtgtgtgtatatatgtagtcTTGCTTGGTGTTGTAAGATATTAACATTTTTTGTAAATTATTTCCAAGTGTCAGTCATTTGAACCCACAGATGTGAATAAGTTACATTAAGCTTAAAATCTGACTTTGTTTGACAAATAAAATTATAATAaagtgttttttatttattagacATATATACAAGCGAAGTTATTCTTGAATTAAGACCAGGGttcctgcaggtttcagtaagtcaaattaagaccataaagatgctgtaacgtggaattgaaaatgagttcatcacaccacagaagaatgttaactacccatccaaattcgaatgggggaaaaacaagtatgttaaattacgCTTTGAAAtgccttgagactgggggggcgtgtcgcctgaaggagctgaagctccggcTCTtcaaatttattgaatttagcaacactagttaaatcaattgcagatatcagacctacctgcagtctgagTGTTTTGTTAATTGCTTTGTCTtcgcatcgtaccagctgagtaacagaatgcaactgtCTGTGCTCTGACGTCGGTCGGGTTTTggccccgcctatacaaaacctgagctgaaaacgggagagaaactgttcaacggtctaactccacatttcagtgcaacaaagttttcacgctttgcacatgctttcagaaaactcatttcacacgtgtatataatgtactgagaagcaaatcatggaatttgcttcacAGCATCTTAAAGACCTACACGACAGctttaatttacagataaagcaatcacattagtaatttaATTTAGCACTAAGTACTtcgcctggtcctaaccagacctgcgttctgggatcgctccattgacaagcgttaacttccttgaaggcgggtactcggttgaagtttaaaactattggatctgtgTCAGGAATATTAATCAAGCAAtgcagtcagtcggtgaacaagtaaagaaagctttattgcttgcggccggcccacaaggagacaaaacatcacacgccattgtctggttcacaagtcgTCATGTAAGACCATTTCAACATATTGGTAAGAAGTCCTGTAAGACACCTACACCAGTGTAAAACAAATTTCTTTATTTTTACTTGCTCCATAATTTAATAAAATAGACATCCCACAACTGAAAAACATCCAGTATGACTATTAGAGAATAGAGAcagtaatataataaacctcaGTGAAGGCATGTATATCATATAACTTATTGAAAACTTGACTAATGTATATTCTCTATGGTGTGTAGACATTGTTACACAGAGGAAAATTAAAAGTGTCTTGGTGATCTTTAAAGGCCTTTAATTTAAAGAGATTGATAGGGGTTATGGTACCTGAGCAAGACCACATCAACAGTGAAGTACATTCAGTACAGACAATCCTCATACTTTCTGCCTTTCTACAGTACCCAACTTGGCAGTGTTCACCGTCACTTACGAGCTGTGTCGTAATTGGCTACAAACCAGTCACATGTCTCCTTCAAAGCTGTAAAAACAGGAAGAAGAAAAGATTGTGCTAGCATCAGTCAAGACAGGTCTCCATGTGGACTCAATTGGTCTGACTCAGTGGTTCTcatccctggtcctcagggcccccctgtcctgcatgttttagatgtttccctggtccaacacacctgataaaAATTAATGGTCAttaccaggcttctgcatagctagataacgactcattcagttggagcagggaaacatctaaaacatgcaggacagggggggccctgaggaccagggttgccaTCATATTAGAGCTCCTACCTTGATTGAAGGGCGTAAACTTGACGTCGGGCAGGTAGCGTCGCAGCTTGGCATTGCTGGCTGTCTTCTTGAACTGACCGTCTGATTTACTGGTGTCAAACTGGAGAACATGGTTaaagaatgaaacagtcagCTTTAATATTGATAGAAACATTTCGCGTTTTAagtgtgcctgtctgtatgACTGTTTATATGACTGAAATGTTACATTCTTCCATTGAAAGGATACAACTACTTCTCCCTTGAACCCCAGGGCTTGGACAACGGACTCGGCTGCTTCCTTGATAGAcagctcatcctcctcatcaactGTGTCACACAGGCAGGAGCAAGACTTAAAACTCAGCAGTGTGTGGTTAAATATATACTAAGTTTACAATACATCCAAATATAACCCCGGCCACCTGTTGAGAACTCACCAGATAATATGATTGGGTTCACTTCTTTGTATTCTCTCAGAACCCACAGAAAAAGACGGGCCAAATCTAAAGAGTAAATGAACTGCCTTCTGGGACTGCCTGAGCCCCACACTGTCAATGGGCTCCCTTCCTCtaacaagacaaacacacaatggaGAGGCACAATATAAAAGATCCAGTAGTTGGCAGGCATAGAGCTTAAGCAGGGGTTGGTCAAGTAATATGTTGACAGAGCAAGGGTGTGTCTTACGTTGTGCTATAAAGGCCTTGTGTATGAGGCCTGGCAATACATGTCCATCCTCGATGCTGAAGTTGTCATGGGGACCAAACACATTCGTTGGGATAACTGCTGTGTAGCGACTCCCGTACTTCTCTGCATGCGcactgcaaaacacacacacgcaatctgaTTGGTCACACGGCAGTAACAGATATTTATGAAATGATTCCTTCTGACTTCTCCACACACCAGTTGTGGACATCGATCATTCTCTTTGCGTAGGAATACCCAAAgttggatggatgaggaggcccGTTATGGATCTGGAGATGAGGAAATTAGATAAGCATCAAGCTATTCAATAACCATCATATGGATATAACCTGGaaccgtgacacacacacagtgcctccTACCATGGTTTCGTCGATGGGGTATGTGGTCTTATCAGGGAAGATGCAGGTGGAGAGGCAGGACACCACCTTGACCACGCCCACCTCGTGGGCTGCCTGCAGTACGTTGTCGTTTATGTAGAGATTGTTCCTCTGAAGCACACAGACGGACATATCCATTGGCAtgacagcccccagcccccaagtAAGCTCAAGTCTCTACATTATCTATCTGGGTAGGAATAGGTTTGGGTATCGTTTGGATTTTTACAATTCCGATGCCGAACCGGTACTTTTAAAACGATTAAGGTTCTTGAAAAATGACATCAAAGAAAGGCTTTTATTgtctgttttttgttgttgttgaaaattATGTAAATTGAACAATATATGAACGTTTTAAAGTAGCCCACTTAAATATATAAGACGTAAACTTAAGTCACCTAACACACAGCTACAAtaatttaataataaaaaagtgTTACACTTTTATCaagtaacaacaaaataaatgttgagttGGTATTGTGGCAACCCAGGGgcgcagcaccatggacagcgtcCCAGTAGACACCACAGGCACTCCGATCAGCACCTTGGGCAGCGGCATCCCCCCTTGGTTGCCACAGGATGCTAACTAAACCAGCTTCAAACTTTAGCAGTTCTTTTGCAAAAAAAATACC
Coding sequences:
- the pycr3 gene encoding pyrroline-5-carboxylate reductase 3 is translated as MDSPLRVGFIGAGNMAFGIAKGMLSGDVLPSNVTVSAPSQRNFGCFQELGVAVTHSNVDLVRSSDVVFIAVKPHFVPTVLNEISQHVTQKHMIISVAAGVTITTLEGLLPAETVVLRLMPNLPCLLQEGAMLFSRGSQARPEDGAMLSSLLQHCGLVEEGPEAWIDVHTGLSGSGVAFVYLFAEALAEGAVKMGMPSALAHSIAAQTILGAGRLLKDSGKHPAQLRSEVCTPGGTTIFGLHALEQGGLRATTMNAVEAATDRARELGRKSAGTGDRK
- the LOC134013029 gene encoding GDP-L-fucose synthase-like isoform X1, producing the protein MSELQMDCAEKQKGCMRVLVTGSTGLVGKAIERVVNEEEGSKEAEQWVFLSSKDANLMDFQETLAVFQKHKPTHVIHLAAMVGGLYKNMKANLDFWRNNLYINDNVLQAAHEVGVVKVVSCLSTCIFPDKTTYPIDETMIHNGPPHPSNFGYSYAKRMIDVHNCAHAEKYGSRYTAVIPTNVFGPHDNFSIEDGHVLPGLIHKAFIAQQEGSPLTVWGSGSPRRQFIYSLDLARLFLWVLREYKEVNPIILSVDEEDELSIKEAAESVVQALGFKGEVVFDTSKSDGQFKKTASNAKLRRYLPDVKFTPFNQALKETCDWFVANYDTARK
- the LOC134013029 gene encoding GDP-L-fucose synthase-like isoform X2, translating into MSELMDCAEKQKGCMRVLVTGSTGLVGKAIERVVNEEEGSKEAEQWVFLSSKDANLMDFQETLAVFQKHKPTHVIHLAAMVGGLYKNMKANLDFWRNNLYINDNVLQAAHEVGVVKVVSCLSTCIFPDKTTYPIDETMIHNGPPHPSNFGYSYAKRMIDVHNCAHAEKYGSRYTAVIPTNVFGPHDNFSIEDGHVLPGLIHKAFIAQQEGSPLTVWGSGSPRRQFIYSLDLARLFLWVLREYKEVNPIILSVDEEDELSIKEAAESVVQALGFKGEVVFDTSKSDGQFKKTASNAKLRRYLPDVKFTPFNQALKETCDWFVANYDTARK
- the bmb gene encoding protein brambleberry; protein product: MAHLVVVHHAVLALLLSCSTSTAFFDWMKRPAAPSPSPPPAPVQPGGDAPPFEMMVSDEKFLVEAKQMELSPLDSCHYMVVAQLKSTCGSLSEEQLAKLGVVLFNCQAEVEGRRTYRCTDEMSLRQCTADMDADTWNAYHIVSNRARAVCYATRQQHFRRRAELTVNALISTATSQLDAMKDLKEGQLELRDLTAASLDKLLQGHSALQAQQGALWLGQEELESSLSSNLERLGQEKALIASGQELVAQLIKGITQRMENVSEQMKGQGSEVQEGHKAILDDLAEVRGRAQDIYSKIESSMSGFLLYQNQTARYYADLMGKLERMNSTLGAMLHYLDNMHTRLEDRLHAIQDYLGWAGLSLAALWTCVVHAGYFLLCAVLLTFLRCPCFTRAMLLLTVPLNAVAEVNRQPSLDLMGLSLLLVTLSLGHWFVTQLSRACSWIGGKQTSLPFPPTTKILESEPIESPQSHYQKGPSCSTPQKDELDGVMEPEDFLDQESFMCAPYSGQQVAEASFVPVMAAHNQSTPRFMVRPSFSAAVLESFPHRNLGGGFEAVYGSRSSSPNQSLASNGSLSCRQLCNGTTRTGKQCKNRAVLGQDYCHVHDRGYTSYIRP